In the Mytilus galloprovincialis chromosome 10, xbMytGall1.hap1.1, whole genome shotgun sequence genome, one interval contains:
- the LOC143049878 gene encoding sulfotransferase 4A1-like, with protein MFENSLKTVVRLNINHPAFMLHIRLTHSRRTFIHQKFCLFQLKSQTGSVTSVRTCSSNPSHGRFKRVLKAFVGTFCLGTVIMGLLASSKIKRRLAGIENVEDGAWNPIKHYIQFKGVVLPQFTENNVHKFETFEVRTDDVWVVSFPRSETQWIQEVVFLINSNMDIEKAKTVSIDDRFPYFEYPTLMTLGLDALATIPSPRMIKTHLPLKLLPEEIRKSKVIYVARNPKDTVVSNYHFCKQLKTFDRNFNSFVKAFISNKVGYAPWWQHVLEFWKIRDNPNVLFITYEDLCEDMEGSIRRISQFLDKELTNRDLNTLLSHCSPENMKNNKQVSYKWHLGEEDNEQSDIMKDGVGDWRKYFDDEPNYQINKLVAHKLANSGLSFKYDKKDKKDR; from the exons atgtttgAAAATTCGTTAAAAACTGTTGTAAGACTGAATATTAATCATCCTGCTTTTATGTTACATATAAGATTGACACATTCTAGGCGGACTTTCATTCATCaaaagttttgtttgtttcaattGAAGTCACAGACTGGAAGTGTTACAAGTGTTAGGACCTGCAGCAGTAATCCTTCCCATGGACGATTCAAGAGGGTTCTAAAGGCGTTTGTTGGCACATTTTGTCTTGGCACTGTTATAATGGGACTATTAGCGTCTTCCAAAATTAAGAGACGTCTTGCGGGTATTGAGAACGTGGAAGATGGTGCTTGGAATCCTATCAAACACTACATACAGTTTAAAGGAGTTGTTTTGCCACAGTTTACTGAAAACAATGTACACAAATTTGAGACGTTTGAAGTCAGAACAGATGATGTTTGGGTTGTTTCATTTCCAAGATCAG AAACACAATGGATACAGGAAGTTGTTTTTTTGATAAATTCAAACATGGATATAGAAAAAGCCAAAACTGTTTCTATTGATGACAGATTTCCTTACTTTGAATATCCCACACTCATGACACTAGGACTTGATGCTTTAGCTACTATTCCATCACCCAGAATGATTAAGACACATTTACCATTGAAACTATTACCAGAGGAAATTAGGAAATCTAAG gTAATATATGTTGCCAGAAATCCTAAAGACACTGTGGTTTCTAATTATCATTTCTGTAAGCAGTTGAAGACTTTTGACAGGAACTTTAACTCATTTGTGAAAGCTTTTATCAGTAATAAAG tGGGATATGCTCCATGGTGGCAACATGTTCTGGAGTTCTGGAAAATCAGAGATAATCCAAATGTTCTGTTCATAACCTATGAAGACTTATGTGAG gaCATGGAAGGGAGTATAAGGAGGATATCACAGTTCCTTGACAAAGAATTGACAAATAGGGATCTTAACACGTTATTAAGTCATTGTAGTCcagaaaacatgaaaaacaataaacaagtcagctataaatggcatCTAGGAGAAGAAGATAATGAACAGTCTGATATTATGAAAG ATGGAGTTGGTGACTGgagaaaatattttgatgatgAACCAAACTATCAAATAAATAAACTTGTTGCACATAAACTTGCTAATAGTGGACTTTCCTTTAAATATGACAAGAAAGATAAAAAGGACAGATGA